From Jeotgalibaca dankookensis, one genomic window encodes:
- a CDS encoding V-type ATP synthase subunit B: MLKEYKTVTEVVGPLMAVEGIEGVKFDEVVEIQMQTGEIRTGQVLEVSEDKAMVQIFEGPSGINIKETKVRFRGKPLSVDVSEDMVGRIFDGMGRVIDGGPEIIPEKSLDVNGQAINPVARDYPDEFIQTGISAIDHLNTLVRGQKLPVFSGSGLPHKELAAQIARQATVVNSDENFAVVFAAMGITYEEAEYFMDDFRKTGAIDRSVMFINLADDPAIERIATPKIALTTAEYLAFEKDMHVLVIMTDMTNYAEALREISAARREVPGRRGYPGYLYTNLATLYERAGRLVGKKGSVTQIPILTMPEDDITHPIPDLTGYITEGQIILSRELNGSGIKPPIDVLPSLSRLKDKGTGEGKTRKDHAPTMNQLFAAYAEGKQAKELATILGESALSKTDKLYVEFTTRFEQEYINQGFYNNRTIEESLDLGWELLSILPKSELKRIKDDMIEEFMLKGE, from the coding sequence ATGCTTAAAGAGTATAAAACAGTTACTGAAGTCGTCGGTCCTCTTATGGCAGTTGAAGGCATCGAAGGTGTTAAATTCGATGAAGTTGTTGAAATTCAAATGCAAACTGGTGAAATTCGTACTGGTCAAGTTTTAGAAGTATCTGAAGACAAGGCTATGGTACAAATTTTCGAAGGCCCAAGCGGAATTAACATCAAAGAAACTAAAGTCCGTTTTCGTGGAAAACCGTTGTCAGTAGATGTCTCTGAAGATATGGTGGGACGTATTTTTGATGGTATGGGACGTGTAATAGATGGGGGACCTGAGATCATTCCTGAAAAGTCGCTAGACGTGAATGGTCAAGCGATTAACCCTGTTGCACGCGATTATCCAGATGAGTTTATCCAAACTGGTATCTCAGCAATCGACCATTTAAATACTTTAGTACGTGGTCAAAAACTTCCTGTTTTCTCAGGTTCAGGTTTGCCTCATAAAGAATTAGCAGCACAAATTGCACGTCAAGCTACTGTTGTAAATAGTGATGAAAACTTTGCGGTTGTTTTTGCCGCAATGGGGATTACTTATGAAGAAGCAGAATACTTTATGGATGACTTTCGAAAAACAGGCGCAATCGATCGTTCGGTAATGTTTATCAACTTGGCCGATGATCCTGCAATTGAACGAATCGCAACTCCGAAAATTGCTTTGACAACAGCTGAATATCTTGCCTTTGAAAAAGATATGCATGTACTCGTTATCATGACAGATATGACAAATTATGCAGAAGCGCTACGTGAAATTTCTGCAGCACGTCGTGAAGTACCAGGTCGTCGTGGTTATCCGGGTTACCTCTATACAAACCTTGCTACGCTCTATGAACGTGCAGGCCGTTTAGTTGGTAAAAAAGGTTCTGTTACACAAATCCCAATTTTAACGATGCCAGAAGATGATATTACGCATCCAATTCCTGACCTTACTGGTTATATTACAGAAGGACAAATTATTCTTTCACGTGAGTTAAACGGATCCGGTATTAAACCTCCGATTGACGTATTGCCATCTTTATCTCGTCTAAAAGATAAAGGGACTGGTGAAGGGAAAACCCGTAAAGACCACGCTCCAACAATGAACCAGCTGTTTGCTGCTTATGCAGAAGGTAAGCAAGCGAAAGAATTGGCTACTATTTTAGGTGAGTCAGCACTTTCTAAAACAGATAAGTTGTACGTGGAATTTACAACGCGCTTTGAACAAGAGTATATCAATCAAGGATTCTATAACAATCGTACAATTGAAGAGTCTTTGGATCTAGGGTGGGAACTTCTATCCATTCTACCTAAGTCTGAATTAAAACGGATTAAGGATGACATGATCGAAGAGTTTATGCTGAAAGGAGAATGA
- a CDS encoding V-type ATP synthase subunit D, with the protein MARLNVKPTRMELSNLKDRLALSTRGHKLLKDKQDELMRQFIVMIRKNNLLRDEVEAELIAAMQEFVVAKSLINESFIEELFVGTETNVELNIVEKNIMSVLVPEMNFTTSEAEVSSDVQYGYLNSSSELDEAIDRIETVLPKLLELSEIEKTCQLMADEIEKTRRRVNALEYRMIPQLQETIRYIQMKLEENERSAIVRMMKVKDMGD; encoded by the coding sequence ATGGCACGCTTGAATGTCAAGCCAACACGTATGGAGCTATCGAATCTAAAGGATCGCCTCGCACTTTCAACACGTGGTCACAAGTTACTTAAAGATAAACAAGACGAGCTGATGCGTCAATTTATCGTTATGATAAGAAAAAACAATCTCTTACGTGACGAAGTAGAAGCAGAGCTCATCGCGGCAATGCAAGAATTTGTTGTTGCAAAATCGTTAATAAATGAATCATTTATTGAAGAGTTATTTGTGGGAACAGAAACAAATGTCGAGTTAAACATTGTTGAAAAAAACATTATGAGTGTTCTTGTACCAGAAATGAATTTTACGACAAGTGAAGCAGAGGTTTCATCGGATGTACAATATGGTTATTTAAATTCAAGTAGTGAACTTGATGAGGCGATTGATCGTATTGAAACAGTATTACCGAAGTTACTCGAACTGAGTGAAATCGAGAAAACGTGCCAGTTGATGGCAGATGAAATCGAAAAGACCAGACGTCGTGTAAATGCGTTAGAGTACCGCATGATTCCTCAGCTTCAAGAAACCATTCGTTACATTCAAATGAAGCTTGAAGAAAATGAGCGTTCGGCGATTGTCAGAATGATGAAAGTTAAAGACATGGGTGATTAG